A stretch of the Musa acuminata AAA Group cultivar baxijiao chromosome BXJ2-7, Cavendish_Baxijiao_AAA, whole genome shotgun sequence genome encodes the following:
- the LOC135617770 gene encoding uncharacterized protein LOC135617770 isoform X2, with amino-acid sequence MKGKNFPIVAFEHKRDAYGFAVRPQNVQRYREYANIYKEEEEERVERWKDFLDRVVKSDGTPTDDKPTEENSVLLHLDASRVSEKDSDPDEPSECYDTEEVGSQKETTQKERRVHRVQIWPQTRPSLTVIEQMMSLRVTKKNFLEGGEEGNKGSRKNLAPIKESKATEDSDDEFYDVERSDPVQELPSGDGVTVGIAGQGVPEDSDFPWKEELECLVHGGLPMALRGELWQAFVGVGARRLDGYYSSLLDQESKADGKEVDALLIEGDAVLKNDTESKPTLPQGIEKWKGQIEKDLPRTFPGHPALDDDGRNALRRLLMAYALHNPSVGYCQVMNFFAGLLLLLMPEENAFWTLTGIIDDYFDGYYSEEMIESQVDQLALEDLVRERFPKLVNHLDYLGVQVAWITGPWFLSIFMNMLPWESVLRVWDVLLFDGNREMLFRTALALLELYGPAIVTTKDAGDAITLVQSLAGSTFDSSQLVLTACVGYQTVNEMRLQELRNKHRPSVLAAMEERSKGMHVWSDSKGLATKLYSFNRDNGLLVSESKSEENAGDTKAIGEVHFIDSDFTNYDGSTLTFDAELDSLPDLQEQATWLRVELCRLLEEKRSATLRAEELETALMEMVKQDNRRLLSAKVEQLEQEVIELRQALEDKQEQERAMLEVLMRVEQEQKVTEDARHFAEQDVVAQRHAVHVLQEKYEEAMFLFAQMEKRAVMAETMLEATLQYESSQLKALSSPSRSILIS; translated from the exons ATGAAGGGGAAGAACTTCCCGATCGTTGCGTTCGAGCACAAGAG GGATGCATATGGGTTTGCAGTGCGGCCTCAAAACGTGCAGAGGTACCGAGAGTATGCTAATATTTACAAG gaggaagaagaagagagagtggAGCGGTGGAAGGACTTCCTTGATCGGGTGGTTAAGTCTGACGGCACGCCCACTGATGACAAGCCCACAGAGGAAAACAGCGTTCTGCTGCATTTGGATGCTTCCAGAGTCTCGGAGAAGGACAGCGATCCTGACGAGCCTAGCGAGTGTTATGACACAGAGGAAGTTGGATCACAGAAGGAGACGACACAGAAGGAGAGAAGAGTTCATCGGGTCCAAATTTGGCCCCAGACCAGGCCTTCCCTTACTGTCATTGAGCAGATGATGAGTCTGCGAGTAACGAAGAAAAACTTCCTGGAAGGTGGTGAAGAAGGCAACAAAGGAAGTAGGAAAAACCTTGCTCCTATAAAAGAGTCAAAAGCCACAGAAGACTCTGACGATGAATTTTATGATGTGGAGAGATCAGATCCAGTCCAGGAGTTACCTTCTGGAGATGGTGTCACGGTTGGTATAGCTGGTCAAGGAGTACCTGAGGATAGTGACTTCCCTTGGAAGGAGGAATTGGAGTGCTTGGTCCATGGGGGGCTCCCTATGGCTCTCAGAGGAGAG ctttggcaagcttttgtcgGTGTTGGAGCTCGCAGGTTGGATGGATATTATAGTAGCTTGTTAGATCAAGAATCTAAGGCTGATGGAAAAGAAGTTGATGCTCTGCTTATAGAAGGTGATGCTGTGCTTAAGAATGACACTGAAAGCAAACCAACACTACCCCAAGGAATTGAAAAATGGAAGGGACAGATTGAGAAG GATTTACCCAGAACATTCCCTGGTCATCCTGCTCTAGATGACGACGGGAGAAATGCTTTGAGGCGGTTGCTCATGGCATATGCTCTGCATAATCCGTCTGTTGGTTATTGTCAG GTGATGAATTTCTTTGCTGGATTACTGCTTCTGCTGATGCCTGAGGAAAATGCATTTTG GACTTTAACTGGCATCATTGATGACTATTTTGATGGTTACTACTCTGAGGAGATGATTGAATCCCAG GTGGACCAACTTGCTTTGGAGGATTTAGTACGTGAAAGATTTCCAAAATTAG TGAATCATCTAGATTATCTCGGAGTGCAGGTGGCATGGATCACAGGACCGTGGTTCCTTTCCATTTTCATGAATATGCTTCCCTGGGAAAGTG ttcTTCGTGTTTGGGATGTGCTTTTGTTTGATGGGAACCGGGAGATGCTTTTCCGAACAGCACTTGCTTTGTTGGAGTTATATG GTCCTGCAATTGTAACAACCAAGGATGCAGGGGATGCAATCACATTGGTGCAGTCTCTTGCTGGTTCGACTTTCGACAGTAGCCAACTTGTTTTGACAGCTTGTGTAGGATATCAAACTGTAAATGAGATGAGACTACAAGAATTAAGGAACAAACATCGACCATCTGTGCTTGCTGCCATGGAGGAAAGGTCCAAAGGAATGCATGTTTGGAGTGACTCTAAAGGTCTTGCGACTAAGCTGTATAGTTTCAACCGTGACAATGGACTCCTAGTTTCAGAGTCAAAATCAGAAGAAAATGCTGGTGACACAAAAGCTATTGGCGAAGTGCACTTCATAGATTCCGATTTCACTAATTATGATGGTAGTACTCTGACATTTGATGCAGAGCTGGATTCTTTACCTGATCTTCAAGAGCAG GCCACATGGTTAAGGGTGGAGCTATGTAGATTGCTAGAGGAGAAAAGATCTGCTACCCTCAG AGCCGAGGAGTTGGagacagcattgatggagatggtGAAGCAGGATAATAGGCGCCTATTGAGTGCAAAG GTTGAGCAGCTGGAGCAAGAGGTAATTGAGTTGCGGCAGGCTCTAGAAGACAAGCAAGAACAAGAGCGTGCCATGCTTGAG GTACTGATGCGAGTTGAACAAGAACAAAAGGTCACGGAAGATGCTCGCCATTTTGCTGAGCAAGATGTTGTTGCTCAGCGGCATGCTGTGCATGTCCTCCAG GAAAAATATGAAGAAGCCATGTTCTTATTTGCACAAATGGAGAAGAGGGCAGTAATGGCAGAGACAATGTTGGAGGCTACATTGCAATACGAGTCTAGCCAGCTCAAAGCACTTAGCTCCCCAAG CAGGAGTATCCTTATCTCTTGA
- the LOC135617770 gene encoding uncharacterized protein LOC135617770 isoform X1, translated as MKGKNFPIVAFEHKRDAYGFAVRPQNVQRYREYANIYKEEEEERVERWKDFLDRVVKSDGTPTDDKPTEENSVLLHLDASRVSEKDSDPDEPSECYDTEEVGSQKETTQKERRVHRVQIWPQTRPSLTVIEQMMSLRVTKKNFLEGGEEGNKGSRKNLAPIKESKATEDSDDEFYDVERSDPVQELPSGDGVTVGIAGQGVPEDSDFPWKEELECLVHGGLPMALRGELWQAFVGVGARRLDGYYSSLLDQESKADGKEVDALLIEGDAVLKNDTESKPTLPQGIEKWKGQIEKDLPRTFPGHPALDDDGRNALRRLLMAYALHNPSVGYCQVMNFFAGLLLLLMPEENAFWTLTGIIDDYFDGYYSEEMIESQVDQLALEDLVRERFPKLVNHLDYLGVQVAWITGPWFLSIFMNMLPWESVLRVWDVLLFDGNREMLFRTALALLELYGPAIVTTKDAGDAITLVQSLAGSTFDSSQLVLTACVGYQTVNEMRLQELRNKHRPSVLAAMEERSKGMHVWSDSKGLATKLYSFNRDNGLLVSESKSEENAGDTKAIGEVHFIDSDFTNYDGSTLTFDAELDSLPDLQEQATWLRVELCRLLEEKRSATLRAEELETALMEMVKQDNRRLLSAKVEQLEQEVIELRQALEDKQEQERAMLEVLMRVEQEQKVTEDARHFAEQDVVAQRHAVHVLQEKYEEAMFLFAQMEKRAVMAETMLEATLQYESSQLKALSSPRTPTADSSSVRTSQDSFQDVPARKINLLSRPFVLGWRDKNKGAQINPEESSDRKPSNEGEQNVQNSEQRNESTSGAG; from the exons ATGAAGGGGAAGAACTTCCCGATCGTTGCGTTCGAGCACAAGAG GGATGCATATGGGTTTGCAGTGCGGCCTCAAAACGTGCAGAGGTACCGAGAGTATGCTAATATTTACAAG gaggaagaagaagagagagtggAGCGGTGGAAGGACTTCCTTGATCGGGTGGTTAAGTCTGACGGCACGCCCACTGATGACAAGCCCACAGAGGAAAACAGCGTTCTGCTGCATTTGGATGCTTCCAGAGTCTCGGAGAAGGACAGCGATCCTGACGAGCCTAGCGAGTGTTATGACACAGAGGAAGTTGGATCACAGAAGGAGACGACACAGAAGGAGAGAAGAGTTCATCGGGTCCAAATTTGGCCCCAGACCAGGCCTTCCCTTACTGTCATTGAGCAGATGATGAGTCTGCGAGTAACGAAGAAAAACTTCCTGGAAGGTGGTGAAGAAGGCAACAAAGGAAGTAGGAAAAACCTTGCTCCTATAAAAGAGTCAAAAGCCACAGAAGACTCTGACGATGAATTTTATGATGTGGAGAGATCAGATCCAGTCCAGGAGTTACCTTCTGGAGATGGTGTCACGGTTGGTATAGCTGGTCAAGGAGTACCTGAGGATAGTGACTTCCCTTGGAAGGAGGAATTGGAGTGCTTGGTCCATGGGGGGCTCCCTATGGCTCTCAGAGGAGAG ctttggcaagcttttgtcgGTGTTGGAGCTCGCAGGTTGGATGGATATTATAGTAGCTTGTTAGATCAAGAATCTAAGGCTGATGGAAAAGAAGTTGATGCTCTGCTTATAGAAGGTGATGCTGTGCTTAAGAATGACACTGAAAGCAAACCAACACTACCCCAAGGAATTGAAAAATGGAAGGGACAGATTGAGAAG GATTTACCCAGAACATTCCCTGGTCATCCTGCTCTAGATGACGACGGGAGAAATGCTTTGAGGCGGTTGCTCATGGCATATGCTCTGCATAATCCGTCTGTTGGTTATTGTCAG GTGATGAATTTCTTTGCTGGATTACTGCTTCTGCTGATGCCTGAGGAAAATGCATTTTG GACTTTAACTGGCATCATTGATGACTATTTTGATGGTTACTACTCTGAGGAGATGATTGAATCCCAG GTGGACCAACTTGCTTTGGAGGATTTAGTACGTGAAAGATTTCCAAAATTAG TGAATCATCTAGATTATCTCGGAGTGCAGGTGGCATGGATCACAGGACCGTGGTTCCTTTCCATTTTCATGAATATGCTTCCCTGGGAAAGTG ttcTTCGTGTTTGGGATGTGCTTTTGTTTGATGGGAACCGGGAGATGCTTTTCCGAACAGCACTTGCTTTGTTGGAGTTATATG GTCCTGCAATTGTAACAACCAAGGATGCAGGGGATGCAATCACATTGGTGCAGTCTCTTGCTGGTTCGACTTTCGACAGTAGCCAACTTGTTTTGACAGCTTGTGTAGGATATCAAACTGTAAATGAGATGAGACTACAAGAATTAAGGAACAAACATCGACCATCTGTGCTTGCTGCCATGGAGGAAAGGTCCAAAGGAATGCATGTTTGGAGTGACTCTAAAGGTCTTGCGACTAAGCTGTATAGTTTCAACCGTGACAATGGACTCCTAGTTTCAGAGTCAAAATCAGAAGAAAATGCTGGTGACACAAAAGCTATTGGCGAAGTGCACTTCATAGATTCCGATTTCACTAATTATGATGGTAGTACTCTGACATTTGATGCAGAGCTGGATTCTTTACCTGATCTTCAAGAGCAG GCCACATGGTTAAGGGTGGAGCTATGTAGATTGCTAGAGGAGAAAAGATCTGCTACCCTCAG AGCCGAGGAGTTGGagacagcattgatggagatggtGAAGCAGGATAATAGGCGCCTATTGAGTGCAAAG GTTGAGCAGCTGGAGCAAGAGGTAATTGAGTTGCGGCAGGCTCTAGAAGACAAGCAAGAACAAGAGCGTGCCATGCTTGAG GTACTGATGCGAGTTGAACAAGAACAAAAGGTCACGGAAGATGCTCGCCATTTTGCTGAGCAAGATGTTGTTGCTCAGCGGCATGCTGTGCATGTCCTCCAG GAAAAATATGAAGAAGCCATGTTCTTATTTGCACAAATGGAGAAGAGGGCAGTAATGGCAGAGACAATGTTGGAGGCTACATTGCAATACGAGTCTAGCCAGCTCAAAGCACTTAGCTCCCCAAG GACACCAACTGCAGATTCCTCGTCCGTGCGAACAAGTCAGGACTCATTTCAGGATGTCCCTGCCAGGAAAATAAACTTGCTTTCTAGGCCATTTGTACTTGGTTGGCGTGATAAGAACAAG GGCGCACAGATTAATCCCGAGGAATCCAGTGACAGGAAGCCGAGCAATGAGGGTGAACAAAATGTGCAAAACTCTGAACAGAGAAATGAATCGACATCAGGAGCTGGATAA
- the LOC135617770 gene encoding uncharacterized protein LOC135617770 isoform X3, giving the protein MKGKNFPIVAFEHKRDAYGFAVRPQNVQRYREYANIYKEEEEERVERWKDFLDRVVKSDGTPTDDKPTEENSVLLHLDASRVSEKDSDPDEPSECYDTEEVGSQKETTQKERRVHRVQIWPQTRPSLTVIEQMMSLRVTKKNFLEGGEEGNKGSRKNLAPIKESKATEDSDDEFYDVERSDPVQELPSGDGVTVGIAGQGVPEDSDFPWKEELECLVHGGLPMALRGELWQAFVGVGARRLDGYYSSLLDQESKADGKEVDALLIEGDAVLKNDTESKPTLPQGIEKWKGQIEKDLPRTFPGHPALDDDGRNALRRLLMAYALHNPSVGYCQVMNFFAGLLLLLMPEENAFWTLTGIIDDYFDGYYSEEMIESQVDQLALEDLVRERFPKLVNHLDYLGVQVAWITGPWFLSIFMNMLPWESVLRVWDVLLFDGNREMLFRTALALLELYGPAIVTTKDAGDAITLVQSLAGSTFDSSQLVLTACVGYQTVNEMRLQELRNKHRPSVLAAMEERSKGMHVWSDSKGLATKLYSFNRDNGLLVSESKSEENAGDTKAIGEVHFIDSDFTNYDGSTLTFDAELDSLPDLQEQATWLRVELCRLLEEKRSATLRAEELETALMEMVKQDNRRLLSAKVEQLEQEVIELRQALEDKQEQERAMLEVLMRVEQEQKVTEDARHFAEQDVVAQRHAVHVLQEKYEEAMFLFAQMEKRAVMAETMLEATLQYESSQLKALSSPRSILIS; this is encoded by the exons ATGAAGGGGAAGAACTTCCCGATCGTTGCGTTCGAGCACAAGAG GGATGCATATGGGTTTGCAGTGCGGCCTCAAAACGTGCAGAGGTACCGAGAGTATGCTAATATTTACAAG gaggaagaagaagagagagtggAGCGGTGGAAGGACTTCCTTGATCGGGTGGTTAAGTCTGACGGCACGCCCACTGATGACAAGCCCACAGAGGAAAACAGCGTTCTGCTGCATTTGGATGCTTCCAGAGTCTCGGAGAAGGACAGCGATCCTGACGAGCCTAGCGAGTGTTATGACACAGAGGAAGTTGGATCACAGAAGGAGACGACACAGAAGGAGAGAAGAGTTCATCGGGTCCAAATTTGGCCCCAGACCAGGCCTTCCCTTACTGTCATTGAGCAGATGATGAGTCTGCGAGTAACGAAGAAAAACTTCCTGGAAGGTGGTGAAGAAGGCAACAAAGGAAGTAGGAAAAACCTTGCTCCTATAAAAGAGTCAAAAGCCACAGAAGACTCTGACGATGAATTTTATGATGTGGAGAGATCAGATCCAGTCCAGGAGTTACCTTCTGGAGATGGTGTCACGGTTGGTATAGCTGGTCAAGGAGTACCTGAGGATAGTGACTTCCCTTGGAAGGAGGAATTGGAGTGCTTGGTCCATGGGGGGCTCCCTATGGCTCTCAGAGGAGAG ctttggcaagcttttgtcgGTGTTGGAGCTCGCAGGTTGGATGGATATTATAGTAGCTTGTTAGATCAAGAATCTAAGGCTGATGGAAAAGAAGTTGATGCTCTGCTTATAGAAGGTGATGCTGTGCTTAAGAATGACACTGAAAGCAAACCAACACTACCCCAAGGAATTGAAAAATGGAAGGGACAGATTGAGAAG GATTTACCCAGAACATTCCCTGGTCATCCTGCTCTAGATGACGACGGGAGAAATGCTTTGAGGCGGTTGCTCATGGCATATGCTCTGCATAATCCGTCTGTTGGTTATTGTCAG GTGATGAATTTCTTTGCTGGATTACTGCTTCTGCTGATGCCTGAGGAAAATGCATTTTG GACTTTAACTGGCATCATTGATGACTATTTTGATGGTTACTACTCTGAGGAGATGATTGAATCCCAG GTGGACCAACTTGCTTTGGAGGATTTAGTACGTGAAAGATTTCCAAAATTAG TGAATCATCTAGATTATCTCGGAGTGCAGGTGGCATGGATCACAGGACCGTGGTTCCTTTCCATTTTCATGAATATGCTTCCCTGGGAAAGTG ttcTTCGTGTTTGGGATGTGCTTTTGTTTGATGGGAACCGGGAGATGCTTTTCCGAACAGCACTTGCTTTGTTGGAGTTATATG GTCCTGCAATTGTAACAACCAAGGATGCAGGGGATGCAATCACATTGGTGCAGTCTCTTGCTGGTTCGACTTTCGACAGTAGCCAACTTGTTTTGACAGCTTGTGTAGGATATCAAACTGTAAATGAGATGAGACTACAAGAATTAAGGAACAAACATCGACCATCTGTGCTTGCTGCCATGGAGGAAAGGTCCAAAGGAATGCATGTTTGGAGTGACTCTAAAGGTCTTGCGACTAAGCTGTATAGTTTCAACCGTGACAATGGACTCCTAGTTTCAGAGTCAAAATCAGAAGAAAATGCTGGTGACACAAAAGCTATTGGCGAAGTGCACTTCATAGATTCCGATTTCACTAATTATGATGGTAGTACTCTGACATTTGATGCAGAGCTGGATTCTTTACCTGATCTTCAAGAGCAG GCCACATGGTTAAGGGTGGAGCTATGTAGATTGCTAGAGGAGAAAAGATCTGCTACCCTCAG AGCCGAGGAGTTGGagacagcattgatggagatggtGAAGCAGGATAATAGGCGCCTATTGAGTGCAAAG GTTGAGCAGCTGGAGCAAGAGGTAATTGAGTTGCGGCAGGCTCTAGAAGACAAGCAAGAACAAGAGCGTGCCATGCTTGAG GTACTGATGCGAGTTGAACAAGAACAAAAGGTCACGGAAGATGCTCGCCATTTTGCTGAGCAAGATGTTGTTGCTCAGCGGCATGCTGTGCATGTCCTCCAG GAAAAATATGAAGAAGCCATGTTCTTATTTGCACAAATGGAGAAGAGGGCAGTAATGGCAGAGACAATGTTGGAGGCTACATTGCAATACGAGTCTAGCCAGCTCAAAGCACTTAGCTCCCCAAG GAGTATCCTTATCTCTTGA